The Streptomyces sp. NBC_00775 genome includes the window GCTGGGTCTCCGTGATGTTGAAGAAGTCGCCGTTGACACCCGCCACGGCACCCCGGGAGTCGGCGAGCTGGGAGACGGGCGCCCGGGACGCCACGGCTCCGGGGTACAGGAGGTCGACCCGCACCCGTGGATTGCGCAGATCGACGCTCAGCACATGTGCGTGCGCCACACCCTTGGCGGCCGGGATGTCCAACTGCGTGTACTCGACGCCGGGGGCGATCGCCGTGTCCGTGGCGCCCTCCGCGCCGCTGGCCGGTGCCGCCCCCAGCAGGGCGGTACCGGCCAGCGCACTCCATGCCGCGACAACCGTCAGTGCTGTTCTTAACCGTCCGCCTCGACCCGTCACCGTACCCCCTGATGTCTCGTCAACTTTCCCAGGACTCAAGGGGAGTTCACCAGACGGCGGTGACCCTGCCGATGGCTAGGCGCCGACTACGCGCGAACGGATGAGGAAACGCACTCCTTCGGGTGCTTCGAGCGAGAAGCCGCTCCCGCGGCCCGGCACGACGTCGACGATCAGCCGGGTGTGACTCCACAGCTCGTACTGGCTCCTCGACATCCAGAACGTCACCGGCTCCTCGACCCCCTCGACCTCCAGCTCGGCGAGCAGGACGTCGGAGTTGCCGGTGCGGAACTCGCCGTCCGGGTAACACATGGGCGCGCTGCCGTCGCAGCAGCCGCCGGACTGATGGAACATCAGCGGGCCGTGGGCCTCTCGCAGCCGCCGCAGCAGTTCGGTGGCCGCGGGGGTCAGTTCCACGCGCGGGACGATGTCCATCGGCTCTCCCGTCGGGTCTCACGAATGAGGCGGCCCCTGCCGACGGTGAGCCGTCGGCCGAGGGCGCCACCCAGCCGACCATCCCGCACGTTGCGAGAGCGTTGCACTTCCCCGGCCAGTCCGCCCTGGCCTTGCACCGATCCGCAGCCGTTCGCCACTGCCCGCCCGGCGACCGTCACGGGATCCTGATGCGCGTCGACGGGCGGGTCAGGCGCGCAGGGCCGTGAGCCCGTCGTAGACGGCCATCACGATCTCGAGTCCCCGGTTGTCGTTCCCGGGCTCGCGCATCTGGTTCGGCACGTACGACACCGCCATGCGGGCGTCGGGCTCGATCATGACCATCGAGCCGCCCCAACCGCCCCAGCCGTAGGTGCTGCCGAACAGGCCGTAGCCCAAGCCCCAACGCATCGGCATGCCCAGGATGCGGTCCTCGCCGCTGAACTGCTCCTCCCACGCACGGTCGCAGCCCGCCTGCGACAGCAGCCGCGCACCCCGCACCGTTCCCCCGCAGGCCATGACCGACTGCACGAGCGCGACCGAGCGGGCGTTGCCGAATCCGCTCGCCGCGGGGATCTGCGCGCGGCGCCAGGCGACGCTGTTTCCGTCACGGACCCGGATCCTGGTCCCTCCGGCGGGAGCCGCGGTGGGGCTGGGCGCGCTCGCGAGGTAGTCCTCGTCCCGCGACGGCGGCGGGAGAGCGAGCGCGACCCGGTGGTCATGCTCTGCCAACAGCCCCATGTGGAAGTCCGCCCCCAGCGGCCCGGCCACCTCGACGGCGAAGAACTCGCCCACACTGCGACCGGTGATCCGGCGTACGACCTCGCCCACGAGGTATCCCTGGGTGAGCGAGTGGTATCCGGCCGCGGTGCCCGGCTCCCACTGCGGCGCCAGCTCGGCGAGCCGCGCCG containing:
- a CDS encoding DUF779 domain-containing protein — translated: MDIVPRVELTPAATELLRRLREAHGPLMFHQSGGCCDGSAPMCYPDGEFRTGNSDVLLAELEVEGVEEPVTFWMSRSQYELWSHTRLIVDVVPGRGSGFSLEAPEGVRFLIRSRVVGA
- a CDS encoding serine hydrolase domain-containing protein — encoded protein: MAEIQGSYDDLFTAVPEALAALLDAGDVGASVAVFVDGEPVVDVWGGFADADRTIPWQRDTIAGVWSVTKTMTALSALILADRGELDLDAPVARYWPEFAAEGKDGVLVRHLLSHTAGLPDWDGTVEELYDWPSATARLAELAPQWEPGTAAGYHSLTQGYLVGEVVRRITGRSVGEFFAVEVAGPLGADFHMGLLAEHDHRVALALPPPSRDEDYLASAPSPTAAPAGGTRIRVRDGNSVAWRRAQIPAASGFGNARSVALVQSVMACGGTVRGARLLSQAGCDRAWEEQFSGEDRILGMPMRWGLGYGLFGSTYGWGGWGGSMVMIEPDARMAVSYVPNQMREPGNDNRGLEIVMAVYDGLTALRA